The genomic region TCATGCTGAAATATACCACAAGTGGGATTccaatttttaaagattaaaggCTTTAATCATGTCAAAGTTTTAAAGTAAGAACTTAAGCTCTACAAAAGCTCTTAAAATATAAGATCAACGTTTCATTGGCACTGCAAATACATCACACTGAGCTATCACACCCTCTGCTTCCACACCTTCCACTCCCGTCTTGTATTTCACTGCACCTTCCAGTTTCTGATAGCCACATGGATGCAATCTCCAAATGATAAGCAAAATACAGATGAGCTTCTTGTGATAATCTTCCACGTTCAAAACTGATGAAATGTGACACAAAATTCTACACTTTGGGATCAATACAACATGCTGGCATTGAGCAGGTTGCATGATGATCTATGTCTAATCTCAGAAGAAATTACATTAGCACATGTATTTCACCTGAAAAGTAGCACAGCAGTCAGGCAGAGGAATGAAATGTTACTATTTGAAATTTACTATTTGAAATGCAGATGCatttcctgtcttttaaaaCCTGTCAGCACTGCAAATTTAATCGTTAGGTGACAAAGAAAGTCAAACTGAAACACGTGTTTAACAGCAGTAATCGTTGGGTTTTATGAACTCATCAGTTGACTATAGGAACCTAGGAAAACATTCCTTGCAGAAAGGTTGTATTTAGTTAGTctcaaataaaagcagaagcagagcaaacagcagttcctgcaggactgaagGCTCAACCCTAAGCCTTTAACTTTCCCAGTGCTCTCACTTTCTGAACTGTCAGAAGACCGAGAAGGAGAGACAAGGCCCTGTTTCTAAAACAACAGCTTAGAGACAGAGTCCTTTGGTTATAGTCGAACTCTTCAGCCTGAAGttgtaagtgaaaaaaaaattgaaaatattctgtgatttgctCATTTGAAGATGAAGACAGTAATCTGAATTTATTAAAAGCGAatgatgggggaaaaaaaaaacaaacagcgAAGAGAAAAAGTCTTTCTCGCCTTAATGAATAAACCAAACCAATAATCCCCTTATCTGTTGTTCTACCTGGACCAACATGGCTCAAGCCATTCACCtcatatttaatatatttcatgTAACTCCTCCTTATTTCAAATTCACattcaaaggaaaatatctaACTGAACACCTGTACTGTTTTCTTAATAAAGTAAGTCTAGAAACACATAAGGTCATGAAAACTTCCTGAACGTGCACTGCTTACCTATAGAGCAGAATTTTTCAAGGGAGGGAATTGTTCCTCACACTTGAAAAATCTACTGTAAGATAGGCATTGGTCCTTGTATCATGCAAATTCAACCAATTCAAACAAATTCAAACAAGTGTTATCCTCCTTTATAATGACCTAGATCCCatataaaaacatgaaatcaTGTATTTGATTAAGATGCAATTTCGAACAGCCGAACCCAAGcatttctccctcctcccaatTAAACATCATCCCAAGCAAATGCTAAGGGCGGGAGGAGCTAAATGCTCTGTGCAGCTTAAACCACAGAAATTCCTATCACTTACGTGATAAATTATTGTAACTGTGACACTTTCTTTTAACATATGCCATAACTAAATGTATCACGAAcggggagaaaataaaatttaaaaactaatcAGTGTTCATctctcccaaagcagcagctacGGGAACTTTGTAGCTACCACTGAGTTTTCCTGAAGTAACTTACAATTCAACTACGATGGCCAAAACTAAGTCATCATTCATTAAAGCTCAACCAGTGGAGAAACctcaaataataataacaacagcaataacaacaacaacGTTCTCTTGTTTGGGCTACTTActgcagaaaatgaatgaaCACCACGTTAGCAAAAGTACGTAAATACTGCTAAACAACAGTCTTGTCTAGGTTAGtgtccttttcccccccccccccgccccccaagGAGACTCCTCTGAGTGAGGAAATATGGAAAGAATCAAGCTTTTCTTAACCACATCCTCACTTTCCAAAGTCTTACGGTTTTTCCTTGTAGTAAAAACCGTAAAACATTTAAGTCGGTACGTGCGTGCCCTTCTGtttcctcaccaccctcaggAAAAGATCCAGAGACATTTATCTCCCAAACTAGAACATCTGTCTCATCCCCCTTCGCGCAAACCAACAGCTTCTACTCAGAAGTCCTGAATTCCTTTAACCGCCCCGCCTCCCCGCcttatttttgtgtttccctgcggGAGATCTCCGCCGCCACCACCGGACCTCTGAAAATTCCCGTTCCCGTTAacggcggccccggcgggcaCAGCCTTCCCCCGCCAACACCCGCACACCGGGGctgtccctcctgcagcccgGGATCTTCCCCCTCGCTGAAGGCTCGGCGCGGTTCCCGCGcacggccgggcccggcccgccccAGGCCGCCATGCAGGGCCCAGCGCGGAGAGCCCGACCCGCGCCTCCACAAACCACGCGGAACCCCCGCTCTGGCCAGCAcctccccccttcccttctcccccctccACGCGGCTGTCCCCGGCCAAGAGAAGCCGCCCATGCCGCTCCGACAaacccccggccccgcgcagcgtgcgagagcagggaaggagggaggagagaagcGGCCCCGCTGCACTCACGCTCTCGTGGTCCCACCGCACGTTACTGCGCTTTTCATCCGGGGCCAGGTTCCTGTCCCGGCCCATGAGCTCATCGAGGAGCTGGGCGGCCGATATCATCGTGAGCTGCAGGCCGAATCCCCCTCGCCAGACACCGGCTCGGCCACCTCGCCCCGACCGCCCGCGCCGCGCCTGACAGAGACAAAATGGCGGCGGCGACGGCTGGCCCTGCCCACAATGCACCGCGCGGGCCGAGCGCGCCGCGCTCCGTTCCCTCACGGCCCCTCCGTGCAGCCCGGCCCGGACAGCCGCGGGGCCCGCGGGCAGGAACGGCCGGAGCCGGCAAATACCGGCACGGGGAACGGCCGGAGCCGGCAAATACCCGCACGGGGAACGGCCGGAGCCGGCAAATACCCGCATAGGGAACGGCCACTGCCGCCTGTGGCTCCGCGTGAGGGGCAGCAGGTGCCATACAGACGGTGTCCAGCCCAGAGAGATGTCATGACAGATAATGCCCAGCTCCCTGTGGTGTCACTGCAGACGGTAAGCTGTTATGACAGACAGTGTCCAGCCCAGTGCGGGATCAGGGCGGAGGGACACAGCCCAGAcacacacagtgctgctggTCTTGCTGGTCATGGCTGGAGGCTGAGGACACGGGCCTGGGCACAGCTGAAGCTGTATCATGGTCCCCTCTGCACCCTGGCAGGAGAAAGTCACCCAAACCACTCCTGATGCACTGCTACTGAGTCCCGGTCCTGAGTGCCTCCAGCTGTGCATATTCCCTTAGGAATTCATGGAATTGTAGGATCGTTatggttggaaaaggcctctaagatcatccagtccaaccatcaCCACACACACCAataaaccatgtcctcaagtgccatatccacacgttttttgaacacttccagggttgatgactccaccacttccctgggaagcctgtctCCATGCTTGACAGATTGAGGGAGAATATAAGTCCTTCATATGTAGCATAACTCTTACTCTTTGACCTTGGAACCAGcccattttgttttcctttctagaTGTGACCTTGTACTCGATATATACTGAATTTCAAATAGCAATTGTCAACTATTTTCCAATTACTCAACATCATTTTGCATGTTCTAAGtacatataaataattaaaattttaattacatcATCTTTTTTGAAAAGCTTCAAGCCAATATTCATGCTGTAAAACCCACTTAGACTCATAGCAACTTTGTTCAGCATCACTGAGGGCTTCATGCAAGCACCAGTTGTTACCTGAGGAGTTTCTTTCTGGAAATCTCTCCCCAAAGCAGCACTGTGAGGCACCACGATCTTCTTTCAAGCTTTGCAATTTTGTAATGATTTAAGACCCCACTGGAACTGTTGGAAGAGTGTGATTGAAATCAACGTAACACAAGTTGTGGTGTGAATTTTCAGGCAATATCCTGCAGTCTGGGTTTGGGGATGGGAGGAAAGGCGGGGTGTTAATGCTGGGAACTGGGGCAGAACTGGgctgtttcagtttctttgtaATGCTCTGATTGCATTGTGGAAGCAAACAGGTATACTGGGGCCTGACTACTGCAGAATTCCTTGGCACACAGCCGTGGCTACACAGAGCAAGCTGGAATACAAAAGTGACTGGagtttgaaattattattttgactttttgtAGTGGTAAAGTTTTTACTGATTGCTCTGTAACTTGGTTTAGGACAAATCCACAACGACATAAAACCAAACCTTTAATCTTTCCAATTGCTTTGCAGACAGATAgtgatctttatttttttagggATTAGTTGATTCTGCTGAGAACGCACAAAGATGATGAGAGTTTCCTAGGCAGAATAAGaggatgtcccatccctggaagtgttcaaggccaggttggacagggcttggagcaacctggtttagtgaaaggtgtccttgcccatggcagggggttggaactggatgatctttaagttccTTCCCAATCATAATCTTAAAAATCTCTTCAGTACCTCCTCATGCAGCAGGCAAACCCAGTTTTTTCTGAATCCCTCTATTTAGCCTCTTTAGCAGCAGGTTTTTGCAGAACAGTGGTTATCATAAAGTTCTTCTTTCCTTGAGTAAAACCACTggattaaattaattaaattaccACAGACACTCAGTGAGCTAGAAATATGACCTGGAAGTGTCCAAtgccaggttgggtggggccTCTAaataacctggtctagtgaaaagtgtccctgcccatggcagcggagtggaacgagatgatctttaaggtccctcccaatcATTACCACTCGATGATCCCATCATTCACTCTATGATAAATCGAGAGCCCGCAAAAACAATCAGCAGAGCAAGAGACAGCGCGTACTATGCATTTCTATGCCCATTAAACAACGTCTACCCGGGCCTGCCCCGTCCCGCCCGTCCCCGGGCAGCGGCCGCGCCCCGGAACCGGCTGTCAGGGCCGGGTTGTCACCGGCAATAGCGTCCCTCGTGCCGGAGCCCCGCGGGGGTGGCGGCGGAGgcgcggagcggccgcgggggTGCGGGAGGCGGTGCGGGAGGCGGTGCGGGAGGCGGTGCGGGAGGCGGTGCGGGAggcgggcggcggctgcggggagATGGCGGAGCGGGAGCGGCAGGAGCGGctgcgggaggcggcggcgctCGGCGACGCGGAGGAGGTGCGGCGGCTCGTGGAGCTGGGGGTCGGCCTCAACTCCCAGAACGAAGTCAACGGATGGTAAGGGCCCCCCCTCCTAGCCCAGGGCTTCTCGGCGAGCTCGGCCCCGGCGGTCCCCGTGCGGAGGCTGCCGCCGATTCGCTCCGCACGTGAAAGGCGAGGTGGGGTGAgttgaggaggaaggaaaaggtcGATCCGCCGCCGAATACTCCACTGTGGAGCTGTCGGTATTCCAGAGAGGATAACCGGGGTCACAAACACGCGTCCCCATCCCACCTCGTGCCCTGTTTGCCCCTTCTCCAGGTCACTGTGGACTTACTTTGTAGTGTTGGTTTTGAtttaccccccccccccccccccccccccccccccccccccccccccccccccccagcctgAGACGGTGCGGTCTGTCAGAACACAAACCTCGGCTTTACGTGCTCTTGCCTaggcagaaatatttattattaactcaagttttaaaattactttctctttCAAGCAGGGAACTTGTTCCAGCGATGTATACAAACGTGGGATTTGGCATCTCGTTCAGATCCACCTGAGGACACTAAAGCCAAGGCTATTCTGTAATAGACACTTGTACAAGTAACACTGAAGACATGAACATACACACATATTTTTAGTTGAAGGAGGATTTTACAGGGGATGCTCAGGCATTTTTGGAGACTGTTTTCCACAAGTTCAATTCAGCCTGTATTTACTGTGCTGGTTTGTGCTTGAAGTTATAAACTTAtgaaagagagggagaacaACTTTTTACCACAGGCACATAGTGATGAGACAAGgggaacagttttaaattaaaagaggagAGACTTAGATTAgatgtaaggaagaaattcttccctgtgagggtgctgaggccctggcacaggttgcccagagaagctgtgggtgccccatccaaggctgggttggacagggtttggagcagcctgggatagtggaaagtgtccctgcccctggcagggggtggagcgagatgaactttaaggtcccttacaactcaaaccattctaggatCTATGacattataattaaaaataggaaaaataaaattaggaaaGGAGCAAGACTTTTAAAGATGAAAGTTCAATTAGCAGTTTTGAGAAGCATGGAACACTTAACAACTTGAGCTTTAAATTGTGATTAAAATTAAAGcttgtaaaaatttaaaatgatggATTCACAGGGTGCTGAATTATCCTAGTGAGTGAGCTAAAATGCAACCAGTCATCAGAATGAGTTTGTGTATAAACTAGAATTGATGAACTAAGTCTtgtcataaaatataattattttaaaaaataacgATCTGGTAATTTTTAACCATGGCAATAAATGGATCTTCACTGTTGTTTTAAGTTTCTTTGTACAATTAAAATTTCTCCAGTGAGCTTCTTAGCATGTGTGATGCTTAGAGGTACTGCGTACTTAACATTTTGGTGCGTATCAGGTCCATGGGTAGATGGTTCCTCTCTGCACAGGCCATGTGGAATGGCCAGGATGAATCCCAAAATGAGGCTGTGCTGTTGAGCCTTACTTATCTTCTCTATAAACTGAACCCAGCAAATTTTGTGCTCAAAGCAAATACCACCCTGTCTGTCTGACTTTGCAgtctctttaaaaaaagccccaccaaaccaaaccaaaccaaaccaaaccaaaccaaaccaaaccaaaaaacccaaagtggAAAAAGCTTTTTGGAGCTGGACTTGAAACTGAAAGTTTATTCCCTTCTAAGTTTATTTatctctgctttattttatataattctTAAATAGCAATAAACAAAGTTGGAGAAGGGTTAAGCATGTACATTTTTCTGAAGAGTTTCCTTAAGCCGGAGCTAGAGAATTAAAATATAACAGGTAGAGAAAGGTCAAACAGCACTAGAACCTGGGATAGGGAAGAATGGTACAACTCTATAGCAAGTTACATGTGTGAGTCTAAGTCCTTAATACACACACTGAATAAGATCTAAGCACTAAGCAGCTTTTAGGATGTTTCCTTAATATGTCTCACTAGTCAGCAACTgcaaataatttgaaaacacagaaaagtgaTTAGTTCTGTGCATCACTTACAGACAGCAGAAAATTAGTTGTCTGCAGATCTAAGCTGAGTAGTTACTGATGCAGCAAATGGCAACTGGGCAAAGAACTGTTCTTAGAAACTGTGTTTTACAATATTTCAAACATAATTTACTTGCCAAAAAGTGCAAGTACTTGTGCTGGCAGCATTAATTAAAGAGTACATATAGCATCCCAGGGAGATATTGGTAATAGATCAcatatacacacaaacacaagtATTTTAAGTACAGCTGATTATTTCAAAGGTTAAAGTATCATACACAAAccttattttcatatttatttttccagaaacGACTGTAGCCTAAGAAATGATAAATTGAAAGGATCCTGAACTTGAAAAATACTACTGTAGTCAAGAGCATtggagcaaagagaaaatgacaTCAGCAGGTACCGCTGCAGGCTCCAAATTCAGAGTGAATTTCCAAGGAAGTTTGCAACTCAGACCTATTTTACATGTGCATAGAGTGTTCTCACAGGCAGCAAGAATGAGTGGAGATGACTCTGCCATACCTCAGGATTTGACACAGGGTTCATGTTTTCCATGTGCAGGACCTGTTTGCACTGGGCCTGCAAGCGGAACCACGTGGCGGTCGTGGCTTATCTGCTGCACGCTGGGGCTGACAAGGACATCCTGACCAAGAAAGGGGAGAGGCCAGCCCAGTTAACATCCAAGAGAGAGATCAGGAAGATGTTGGGAGGTAACCTATAGTGACTGTTCCATATGATCATCAAAGATTGGTAAAAGGATGTTCAAACATATGTGCTCCGGTCTTTGTTTTGCATGTGAAGATAcggtgttttggttttggtattAGGACTTGATTTCTGGAGTGTTTACATGgtaagaaaacaaagttcaagTAAAGGGGATTACCAGTAAATTCCATACCACCTTAGCCAAACTGTTTTCTGAATActgaaaatttagaaaaactgtattttgagGACAGCTATGTGCCAGGCAGATGCGGTTTCCAGTTTTCAGAAggacaggaggagagaaatCTCTCAAATTTATAGGAAGCTGTTGTATGAGCAACACCTAATTTTCCTCATGTTCTGCATTGgataaataaaaattagcaGCCTAGTTAAACAGCTAGTTAAAGGACATTGGTAGAGCATCTCTATCGTGTTTTGTAACTGCTGGAACAGAGcaggctttgctgctggaggtggtAAGTAATTTGAAATGCGGTCGATTAACAACCTCTTGCCTGTCCTTTGGACTCCGctgtctggttttattttcattgttgtCTCTCCCAGCTGTTGAATGGGTaatgcagcagctctcccagtaCTGCAtgttctcttccctttctcctctgcctTAGTATCAAACAACATACGaccctttgtttttcattgccTGATACATTATGAAGATGACAGCATTATTCCACCAGAGACGGTGTTACAATGTGCTGCTACAGATTAAAACAAGCCAAAATAGAAGTACTGCAGTGTTTAGAAGGAATTAGCACCCCCAGAATTAGCAGAATCAGACTCAGCTTTTGTGTTTGTATGGCAACACCTAAGCATTCTATTTATTGTAGGAAAAAAGACTGTGCTTCCTGATGCATCTTCTAACCCACAATGCTTTTAACACTCCATCCCCTCtgtgtaaaaatagaaaaaaaaaaaaaaaaagaaacccaaaatcAGTCTTGGAgaatgttgttttgtttgttttacagtgGAAGATGATGAACTCCCAGACTTAAAGCAAGATTCAGATCTGCCAATCATCCCCAATTACCTGGCTAACCCACCTTTCCCATATGTTTACAACACCTCGAGTACCAGTATTCCAGATCCCACCCTGAATGGGAATCTCTCACACTTGGAACCACAACACACCAACTCTCCATCTGTACCTGACTCTGTCACCTACAGACAAGCACCGCTACAGCCCGGGAATGCTGCTCCTGAGGCGCCTCCCAACGGGGacatcccacccctgccccgaGGGTCTGCTGGGCCCCTACACCCAAATCCTGTCCTCCAGAGAGCTCCTGTTTACCAGGGGTCAGTGTCTTGGGGCAGAAGCCCCTCTTTGCCAGCAGGATCCAACCAGTCCTTACCCCAGCAAGGGAATGGCTCCTGCATGGGGCCTGTGCCAGCCTTTCAGCCTGTTTTCTTCACAGGAGCTTTTCCACTAAACGTGCAAGGTAACATCAGAAAtctcttctgcctttgttttgaTCTTCTGTCACCTTGGGCAGTGCAGACTAATGATGTGTTTCCAGAGACTTTCAGGTTCCCATGCTTAGGCATTCAGGAAACATTTGAAGGGAATGAAGTAGGCAGATAGCCTGTTTCTGCTGGAACtgttattaaaatattgatGTAAACATTTGCTGTCTCAATTGCTATAAAAGCATACAGACACCAGGGTAATCTATTTCTCCAAATAGCATAGCCCAAGCTGCAAATACAGATCACGAGCAAGCAGTCAGTGAGCTCAAGAGAATCTCACATGGCTCAGTCTGCACTGAGCTGTTCTAGGATCTGCCAGTTCCACAGGGAAGCTTTGCCTACCCAGAGAGGAAAACCTGGAATTCTAGTTTCCattcagaattttgtttttcaagtaaGAGGCATTCTAATACCATGGGGTAGCAATAAGAAGGGAACTGACAGTAAGAAATACCAATAAAAGCAATCTTAGATTGCTCAGGAAATTGATAACCAATATAAGCTGCTGTTAAATCAGCTTAAATCAATTAAAGTGAGTGGTTCAGACATGCACACATATACTGCATTAGATTTGCTATGATTTTTTCATATAGGTTGATGAAAATCAATCTTACAAAAACTGTGCTCATACGATTCCAGGTTTTGCTTTCTGAGGACTCAAGTATTGTTACCAGTGACACAAACGAGGTTAattgaaaatagaaatacttgGAAGTTGTTAGAGACATTGTTTCCAATTCCTTTATACCTCTGCCTATTAATGtgactttttatttctaatagAACTGGTGCTGAAAGTGAGAATACAAAACCCTAATCTTAGAGAAAATGACTTCATTGAAATTGAACTGGACAGACAAGAACTGACCTACAAAGAGCTGCTCCGAGTGAGTTGCCGTGAGCTGGGTGTGAACCCTGAGCACATCCAGAAGATCAGAAAATTACCAAATACAATGTTAAGAAAGGTAAGAGCTCTACATTTTGAAGTGCAGCAACTTATAAAAGGGATTTTTAGGTTGCTGTTACAAAGGAATAAATGTTGGTCACCTGCATAGGCCCAcgttggaaaaaaaaaaaccaaaccaaaaatgcaAAACCTCTGCTCAACTTGCAGCACTGAGCAGTTGTTTGGGATTTCTTAAGTAAAAAGGTCTCAAAGTTCTTGATCACTGCCTTTCATAACCATTTGGTGCTGGACCCAGTTAATACCTGATTTTATGACTCCATTGTAAAATTCAGTGcaacaccaccaccactgtgagc from Corvus moneduloides isolate bCorMon1 chromosome 19, bCorMon1.pri, whole genome shotgun sequence harbors:
- the ANKRD40 gene encoding ankyrin repeat domain-containing protein 40 isoform X4 translates to MPSSLWCHCRRTCLHWACKRNHVAVVAYLLHAGADKDILTKKGERPAQLTSKREIRKMLGVEDDELPDLKQDSDLPIIPNYLANPPFPYVYNTSSTSIPDPTLNGNLSHLEPQHTNSPSVPDSVTYRQAPLQPGNAAPEAPPNGDIPPLPRGSAGPLHPNPVLQRAPVYQGSVSWGRSPSLPAGSNQSLPQQGNGSCMGPVPAFQPVFFTGAFPLNVQELVLKVRIQNPNLRENDFIEIELDRQELTYKELLRVSCRELGVNPEHIQKIRKLPNTMLRKDKDVARLQDFQELELVLTVSDKNLLFRVPTLSEQSGYNKKASELTY
- the ANKRD40 gene encoding ankyrin repeat domain-containing protein 40 isoform X5 — its product is MFSMCRTCLHWACKRNHVAVVAYLLHAGADKDILTKKGERPAQLTSKREIRKMLGVEDDELPDLKQDSDLPIIPNYLANPPFPYVYNTSSTSIPDPTLNGNLSHLEPQHTNSPSVPDSVTYRQAPLQPGNAAPEAPPNGDIPPLPRGSAGPLHPNPVLQRAPVYQGSVSWGRSPSLPAGSNQSLPQQGNGSCMGPVPAFQPVFFTGAFPLNVQELVLKVRIQNPNLRENDFIEIELDRQELTYKELLRVSCRELGVNPEHIQKIRKLPNTMLRKDKDVARLQDFQELELVLTVSDKNLLFRVPTLSEQSGYNKKASELTY
- the ANKRD40 gene encoding ankyrin repeat domain-containing protein 40 isoform X2; this encodes MAERERQERLREAAALGDAEEVRRLVELGVGLNSQNEVNGWTCLHWACKRNHVAVVAYLLHAGADKDILTKKGERPAQLTSKREIRKMLGVEDDELPDLKQDSDLPIIPNYLANPPFPYVYNTSSTSIPDPTLNGNLSHLEPQHTNSPSVPDSVTYRQAPLQPGNAAPEAPPNGDIPPLPRGSAGPLHPNPVLQRAPVYQGSVSWGRSPSLPAGSNQSLPQQGNGSCMGPVPAFQPVFFTGAFPLNVQELVLKVRIQNPNLRENDFIEIELDRQELTYKELLRVSCRELGVNPEHIQKIRKLPNTMLRKDKDVARLQDFQELELVLTSSEPEQAVQCLWAAGAVLA
- the ANKRD40 gene encoding ankyrin repeat domain-containing protein 40 isoform X3 — its product is MAERERQERLREAAALGDAEEVRRLVELGVGLNSQNEVNGWTCLHWACKRNHVAVVAYLLHAGADKDILTKKGERPAQLTSKREIRKMLGVEDDELPDLKQDSDLPIIPNYLANPPFPYVYNTSSTSIPDPTLNGNLSHLEPQHTNSPSVPDSVTYRQAPLQPGNAAPEAPPNGDIPPLPRGSAGPLHPNPVLQRAPVYQGSVSWGRSPSLPAGSNQSLPQQGNGSCMGPVPAFQPVFFTGAFPLNVQELVLKVRIQNPNLRENDFIEIELDRQELTYKELLRVSCRELGVNPEHIQKIRKLPNTMLRKDKDVARLQDFQELELVLTDFSI
- the ANKRD40 gene encoding ankyrin repeat domain-containing protein 40 isoform X1; translated protein: MAERERQERLREAAALGDAEEVRRLVELGVGLNSQNEVNGWTCLHWACKRNHVAVVAYLLHAGADKDILTKKGERPAQLTSKREIRKMLGVEDDELPDLKQDSDLPIIPNYLANPPFPYVYNTSSTSIPDPTLNGNLSHLEPQHTNSPSVPDSVTYRQAPLQPGNAAPEAPPNGDIPPLPRGSAGPLHPNPVLQRAPVYQGSVSWGRSPSLPAGSNQSLPQQGNGSCMGPVPAFQPVFFTGAFPLNVQELVLKVRIQNPNLRENDFIEIELDRQELTYKELLRVSCRELGVNPEHIQKIRKLPNTMLRKDKDVARLQDFQELELVLTVSDKNLLFRVPTLSEQSGYNKKASELTY